CAATCAAACGCATCTGATAGGCATGTCCATTCACATCATATCCATACAGCAACAGGTATCCAAGTACAAATGTCGAGTGATTATACATAATTACATTGTGACATCCCAAAATCATCAGCAGGAAAATGCAAAATGCATTTACCACAAATGCACCAAACGGTGGCAGACTATTTGCCAGACGCGGTCCCGCCATCAAAATTGCAAAAATTCCCGCTATGGAAATCAATCCATGCGTTGTCCTAATTCCAAAATCTGCCTGTCTTTGCACAAGAAGTGCTAATAAGACAGTTACAGCAACAACACTGTTCTCATTTCCGGTCCATTTACTATATAAGGTCACCACGGCAACACAAAACGCCATAACCAGATATACTTTGAAGTTGTATATCAGGATGTGGCGTCTTTTTTCTTTTTTGTCGGTCGTGCTTCGAATCAACTGCTTCGAGCCGACTTCAACCTATAATTTGGGCTGAACTCTAACGCTACGTGCCCAACACCTTTATATTCAAGTTTTGCAATATTATCCTTCACTATATCTCTGACATATGCTTCTGTATCATTGTAAATAACCTTACCAAACGCAATATGATATGGACTAATTGAATTTAATTCTTCAAGTATCTTTTTATCAAATCCTATAGCAAGACCTTTTCCGTTTTGTGCATACCCTCTCCATTGGCTTAACTGATCTTCACTTTCTGAAAAACAAACACCAAATGTTCTAGTTGAAAAATTACTTTCTACTCCATTATCATACCAAACTTTCCATGCTTCTAACGCTTGCGTATCATTACATAAGTATTCTTTTATCTTTTCATTTACGCTTTCTCTACAAGCCACACATTCTCGATAATCATTTGATTTTTCAATATCGGACAGCCATAATTTTGCATTTTTTATAATGTTGAAAAAAGTTTCTGTACTACAATAGTGGTATAATATTTCTTTTTCATGTTTTATTCTTTTATCTGTTCTTTCTTTCATAGAACCACATATTCTCCCATAATATAATTAGTGGTAGCTTCTAATTAGTACACAAAAAATGAGATATTTCCTTGAAATAGTATATAATAAGCAAGAGGATTAACTCATTATACCACGTGAGAAATCGCACCTTTCAAAGAAATTCAAGTTAAATGCTATCCACTATCGCAATGAATATTTTAATTTAATCCAGGTTGAAGTTGCCAAAAATCTCAGTATAGGCGTCTAAAGTTCCGGACACCATGTCTCTTCTTCCGAAATGCTGAAATTTTTAGGTGTGTCCCGCTCTGGATATCGTCCTTTTCTTAATCAATAATTATCTGCAACCAAGTAATATCCGGAAGCTGTCAAAAAGAGAATCCAGACTATCTATGATAATTCCAAACAAAATTACAGTGCTCCTAAAATCCCCCTGGTACTTCCCGAAACAAATGAAATGCCCAACACACTGTATGTAAATACATGCGTGAGAAAGGCAAGCAACGCTACAATCAGGCTACCAAAGGACATCAACAATGCTAATATCCCGATGAAAATCGAAATAATCTCATAAGCCGTCATCGGCGCCACATCTACACTCCGTTTCGGTCGGTGCTAAGCAAGCGTCCCCGGACGCTTGACGCCCTGTCATGGATACTTTTCTTAGATGATGGTGCACCATAAAAATAAAATATCTGCAATATACAATCCCACAAAATCACCATTCAAATGGCTGATAACTAATAATCACTTAAAAAACTTTTAATCTCCTCACTTATTCTTCCATACTCATAATCATGCACATAATGTGGACACTCCAATTCTATATACTTTCCAGACTCCACTTCTGAGATGTATTCTTCCGGTATCCTTCTCCATGTTTCTTTATCAAAACCAGTTCCACCAGTACCATCAGAAATAAATAGCAGCATATCAATCTGTGGCACTCCATTTTGAGCTACAATCCTTGCATTAGCCTTAACATTCTTTACTTCATTTATCATTGTTACAGTTGCCGTCCTGCTATAAAAAATTGCTCTATACATATTCTTTTCATCATCAGTCAATGTTCCATGCTTTATAGCATCACTTTCCGCAAGTGTAGGAATTAGTCTTGTAATTCCTAAATCCGCTGCGCATTGTCCAAATTTTATCAGTGGAAGATTTATTTTCATATTCTCGTAATATTCTGGCACAGCCATATCCAAACCTATGATTGCTTCAATTTCATCCGTATATTCTTGTGCCCAATACAGGGCTTCAATTCCAGACATAGAATGCGGACATAAAACATATGAACCATCAATTCCTGCTTTATTCAAAGCTAATCTTGTTTCAGATAATATAGTCTGTATGTTTCTGTTTTCATCAACAACATCACTATACCCATATCCAAACTTTTCGACAACAACAATTTTATACTCGTCACTTAACATTGAATATAGTGATTTAAAATCCAGAATGGGAGAACATGTTCCGCCCCCAGACAAAAACACAAGTGTTTTGGAACCACTACCCTCAGCATAA
This genomic window from Roseburia sp. 831b contains:
- a CDS encoding DUF2971 domain-containing protein, with amino-acid sequence MKERTDKRIKHEKEILYHYCSTETFFNIIKNAKLWLSDIEKSNDYRECVACRESVNEKIKEYLCNDTQALEAWKVWYDNGVESNFSTRTFGVCFSESEDQLSQWRGYAQNGKGLAIGFDKKILEELNSISPYHIAFGKVIYNDTEAYVRDIVKDNIAKLEYKGVGHVALEFSPNYRLKSARSS
- a CDS encoding alpha/beta fold hydrolase; the encoded protein is MKKGKETKSMLRVFLGIATIIVILMWICFGYHRYRLKKEEKLRQPLGQLIDINGNNISIYAEGSGSKTLVFLSGGGTCSPILDFKSLYSMLSDEYKIVVVEKFGYGYSDVVDENRNIQTILSETRLALNKAGIDGSYVLCPHSMSGIEALYWAQEYTDEIEAIIGLDMAVPEYYENMKINLPLIKFGQCAADLGITRLIPTLAESDAIKHGTLTDDEKNMYRAIFYSRTATVTMINEVKNVKANARIVAQNGVPQIDMLLFISDGTGGTGFDKETWRRIPEEYISEVESGKYIELECPHYVHDYEYGRISEEIKSFLSDY